From one Brevundimonas sp. PAMC22021 genomic stretch:
- the pstA gene encoding phosphate ABC transporter permease PstA: MTDATPDILAAAPDKRLDRLKVGLKRRHAREQCFKWYGRIAIGAALLFLVILLGRIVEQGHTAFYAHSATVPVYMDPARVDRAYPQGTNFEELAAQQLLARWGVADPTGEQATAMRSLFSSELKFVAAETVSRRPEVIGQTVPIDAPLSDDADLYLKGEISRDTPEDQRRLSNQQIGWLERLKAEDAVAAHFNATLFTQGDSTQPELAGVLGAIVGSALMLLVTALIAIPVGVGAAVWLEEFAPKNKLTDIIEVNINNLAAVPSIVYGLLGLALFINWMNLPRASPIVGGLVLALMALPTLIIATRSSLKAVPPSIREAALAMGASRTQTVFSHVLPLAMPGVMTGAIISMAHALGETAPLLLIGMVSFVPGVPAAIDQPVGALPSLIYIWENASERAFHERTAAAILVLLVFMIVMNLAAIILRRRFERRW, encoded by the coding sequence ATGACTGACGCGACCCCCGACATCCTGGCGGCCGCGCCCGACAAGCGCCTCGACCGGCTCAAGGTCGGGCTGAAGCGTCGGCACGCGCGCGAGCAGTGCTTCAAATGGTACGGCCGCATCGCCATCGGCGCGGCGCTGCTGTTCCTGGTCATCCTGCTTGGGCGGATCGTCGAGCAGGGGCACACCGCCTTCTACGCTCACAGCGCGACCGTTCCGGTCTACATGGACCCGGCGCGCGTGGACCGCGCCTATCCGCAGGGCACCAACTTCGAAGAACTGGCGGCCCAGCAGCTGCTGGCGCGATGGGGCGTGGCCGATCCGACGGGCGAACAGGCCACCGCCATGCGCTCGCTGTTCTCGTCCGAACTGAAGTTCGTGGCGGCCGAAACCGTCAGCCGCCGGCCGGAGGTGATCGGGCAGACCGTGCCGATCGACGCGCCGCTTTCGGATGACGCCGATCTCTATCTGAAGGGCGAAATCTCGCGCGACACGCCCGAGGATCAGCGTCGCCTCTCGAACCAGCAGATCGGCTGGCTGGAGCGGCTGAAGGCCGAGGACGCCGTTGCGGCTCACTTCAACGCGACGCTGTTCACGCAGGGCGACTCGACCCAGCCCGAACTGGCGGGCGTTCTGGGCGCCATTGTCGGTTCGGCCCTGATGCTGCTGGTCACCGCCCTGATCGCCATTCCGGTGGGCGTCGGCGCCGCCGTCTGGCTGGAAGAGTTCGCGCCCAAGAACAAGCTGACCGACATCATAGAGGTCAACATCAACAATCTGGCCGCGGTGCCGTCCATCGTCTACGGCCTGCTGGGCCTGGCCCTGTTCATCAACTGGATGAACCTGCCGCGCGCCAGTCCGATCGTGGGCGGCCTAGTGCTGGCTCTGATGGCGCTGCCGACGCTGATCATCGCCACGCGCTCGTCGCTGAAGGCGGTGCCGCCGTCGATCCGCGAGGCGGCCCTGGCCATGGGCGCCAGCCGCACCCAGACGGTGTTCAGCCACGTCTTGCCGCTGGCCATGCCAGGCGTGATGACCGGCGCCATCATCTCCATGGCGCACGCGCTGGGTGAGACCGCGCCGCTGCTGCTGATCGGCATGGTCAGCTTCGTGCCCGGCGTCCCCGCCGCCATCGACCAGCCGGTCGGCGCCCTGCCGTCGTTGATCTACATCTGGGAGAACGCTTCCGAACGCGCGTTTCATGAACGCACGGCGGCGGCGATCCTGGTGCTGCTGGTTTTCATGATCGTGATGAACCTGGCGGCCATCATCCTGAGGCGGCGCTTCGAGCGTCGGTGGTAA